A genomic window from Carassius auratus strain Wakin chromosome 19, ASM336829v1, whole genome shotgun sequence includes:
- the atat1 gene encoding alpha-tubulin N-acetyltransferase 1 isoform X6: MDFPFDLNALFTERITVLDNNLSAARRAYGRPDPILQISTVIDELGKASSKAQQLPAPITSAAKLQANKHHLYILKDGEQNGGRGVIVGFLKVGYKKLFLLDQRGAHLETEPLCVLDFYVTETLQRHGYGLELFDFMLKHKRVEPEQMAYDRPSPKFLSFLEKHCDLKNSVPQVNNFVVFTGFFQSRSGTPPSPSTDQGMYGFFCPAEKSPAKKARGRDQTIFTNGKRSGSGGAEGSPLAVRTPRGSPPLSPSASLISTIPFTQCGILPQPGPTPPRRGPRDPLLPAQRQLQGKTHQPSGSGCQEQPLQSPYQQPRPRAIIARTAEPLEASSCGVCFLRAESRALSESV, encoded by the exons ATGGATTTCCCTTTCGACCTGAATGCGCTGTTCACCGAGAGAATTACCGTGCTGGATAACAACTTGAGTGCAGCTCGGAGAGCGTATGGGAG acCAGATCCTATTCTTCAGATCAGCACAGTTATAGATGAGCTGGGCAAAGCCTCCTCTAAG GCCCAGCAGCTGCCTGCTCCTATAACCAGTGCAGCGAAGCTCCAGGCCAACAAACACCATCTCTACATCCTGAAAGATGGAGAACAGAATGg AGGGAGGGGTGTTATCGTTGGTTTTCTGAAGGTTGGCTACAAGAAGCTGTTTTTACTT GACCAGCGGGGGGCGCATTTGGAGACCGAGCCTTTATGTGTGCTGGATTTCTATGTGACAGAGACACTGCAGAGACATGGATACGGGCTCGAGCTCTTTGACTTCATGCTGAAA CACAAACGGGTGGAGCCTGAACAGATGGCGTACGATAGACCTTCTCCTAAATTCCTGTCATTTCTAGAAAAGCACTGTGATCTCAAGAACAGTGTGCCTCAG GTGAATAACTTTGTGGTGTTCACTGGATTCTTCCAGAGTAGATCAG GAACACCTCCCTCCCCTTCAACGGATCAGGGGATGTACGGATTTTT CTGTCCAGCTGAGAAAAGTCCTGCCAAAAAAGCCAGAGGGAGAGATCAAACCATATTCACTAATGGAAAGAGAAG TGGTTCGGGAGGAGCAGAGGGTTCTCCCCTGGCCGTTCGTACGCCCCGTGGGTCCCCCCCACTCTCCCCCTCTGCTTCCCTCATCTCCACAATCCCGTTCACTCAGTGTGGGATCCTCCCCCAGCCGGGCCCCACTCCGCCCCGCCGCGGCCCCCGGGACCCCCTCCTCCCAGCTCAACGACAGCTGCAGGGCAAAACGCACCAG CCATCAGGGTCTGGTTGCCAGGAGCAGCCTCTACAGTCGCCATATCAACAGCCGAGACCTCGGGCAATTATTGCCAGAACAGCAGAACCCCTTGAAGCTTCCAG CTGTGGTGTGTGCTTCCTCAGGGCTGAAAGCAGAGCTCTGTCAGAGAGTGTGTGA
- the atat1 gene encoding alpha-tubulin N-acetyltransferase 1 isoform X10: MDFPFDLNALFTERITVLDNNLSAARRAYGRPDPILQISTVIDELGKASSKAQQLPAPITSAAKLQANKHHLYILKDGEQNGGRGVIVGFLKVGYKKLFLLDQRGAHLETEPLCVLDFYVTETLQRHGYGLELFDFMLKHKRVEPEQMAYDRPSPKFLSFLEKHCDLKNSVPQVNNFVVFTGFFQSRSGTPPSPSTDQGMYGFFCPAEKSPAKKARGRDQTIFTNGKRSGSGGAEGSPLAVRTPRGSPPLSPSASLISTIPFTQCGILPQPGPTPPRRGPRDPLLPAQRQLQGKTHQLSK, translated from the exons ATGGATTTCCCTTTCGACCTGAATGCGCTGTTCACCGAGAGAATTACCGTGCTGGATAACAACTTGAGTGCAGCTCGGAGAGCGTATGGGAG acCAGATCCTATTCTTCAGATCAGCACAGTTATAGATGAGCTGGGCAAAGCCTCCTCTAAG GCCCAGCAGCTGCCTGCTCCTATAACCAGTGCAGCGAAGCTCCAGGCCAACAAACACCATCTCTACATCCTGAAAGATGGAGAACAGAATGg AGGGAGGGGTGTTATCGTTGGTTTTCTGAAGGTTGGCTACAAGAAGCTGTTTTTACTT GACCAGCGGGGGGCGCATTTGGAGACCGAGCCTTTATGTGTGCTGGATTTCTATGTGACAGAGACACTGCAGAGACATGGATACGGGCTCGAGCTCTTTGACTTCATGCTGAAA CACAAACGGGTGGAGCCTGAACAGATGGCGTACGATAGACCTTCTCCTAAATTCCTGTCATTTCTAGAAAAGCACTGTGATCTCAAGAACAGTGTGCCTCAG GTGAATAACTTTGTGGTGTTCACTGGATTCTTCCAGAGTAGATCAG GAACACCTCCCTCCCCTTCAACGGATCAGGGGATGTACGGATTTTT CTGTCCAGCTGAGAAAAGTCCTGCCAAAAAAGCCAGAGGGAGAGATCAAACCATATTCACTAATGGAAAGAGAAG TGGTTCGGGAGGAGCAGAGGGTTCTCCCCTGGCCGTTCGTACGCCCCGTGGGTCCCCCCCACTCTCCCCCTCTGCTTCCCTCATCTCCACAATCCCGTTCACTCAGTGTGGGATCCTCCCCCAGCCGGGCCCCACTCCGCCCCGCCGCGGCCCCCGGGACCCCCTCCTCCCAGCTCAACGACAGCTGCAGGGCAAAACGCACCAG CTCTCTAAATAG